The genomic window GCGAAAGGAGAGAAGGTAGAAGAAACACAATGGCACAATTTGGTTGCATTTGGGAAAACTGCGGAGATTTTTCAGAAATATGTTCCTAAAGGAAAAGAAATCGCCATAGAAGGAAAGTTAACCTACAGATCGTATGATGATAAGGATGGAGTAAAGAAATATATTACAGAAATACGTATAGACGAGATATTGCTTTTAGGGGGGAAATAAATATTTCTGGTTGTAAGAAAATTTTGGATTTACATCATAAATAGAACTCTTATCAGAACGTTAAACACAATAAAATCATATCAGATGAAAATTAAAGTTTTAAAAGTGAGAATCGCAGAAGAATTTTTGCGTATCGATCAAAAAAAGATTGATCAGTTTCTGAATGAACATCAAATACTAAACGTTGAAACGGCTTTCGTACATGATGGTAATTTTTGGTCGGTTATTTTCTACTATGCAGAAATTGAAGCTTCAATTACAATTAATAGTGTAAAAGATTCTAAAGCTATAAAATATTCAGCTGAAGACGAGATTCTAACAGCGGATGATATTAAGATTTTAGATGCTTTAAAGCTATGGAGATCAGAAAAAGCCAAAGAGCATAATCTTCCTTCTTATTTTATTGCAACAAATAAAGAACTGACTTCGGTTGCTAAATATAAACCCGCTAAAAAAGAAGAATTATTAGACATTAAAGGTTTTGGAAAACATAAGATTGAAAATTATGGAGAAGAAATTTTAGAAATTTTAGAAAGTGTATGATTAAATATTGAATGATAAGAATGGGATTAAACACAAATGATGATTTCTTTATTTTGAAAGCCAAAGAAGGTATTTCTTTGGCTTTTTAATACCGGAAAAGTCTTTTCAAATGCTTACTTTTGCATACTCAATCATTATCAACTATCAATCATCATTTATAAAATGAAGCCAAGTTTAGCAAAAGGAACGAGAGATTTTACAGCTTTAGAAGTTTCCAGAAGAAGATATATCATCAATATTTTACAGAAAAATTTTGAATTGTTTGGTTTTCAGCCATTAGAAACTCCCAGTTTTGAAAACCTGTCTACATTGACCGGAAAATATGGTGAAGAAGGTGATCGCTTGATTTTTAAGATTTTAAACTCCGGAGATTATTTAAAAGATGTTAAAGAATTGTCTGATATAATAAATAAACAAGATTATTCTAAAGAACAAATAGATAGGGATTTACAAATGGTCCCTTCACATGATAATATTTTTTCAAATGTTGATTCTAAAAAATTAATCCCTTATATTTCTGATAAAGCTCTTCGCTATGATCTTACAGTACCTTTTGCAAGATTTGTTGCCATGAATCATGGAAAATTGACTTTTCCTTACAAACGTTACCAAATTCAGCCGGTTTGGAGAGCTGATCGTCCTCAGAAGGGTAGATTCAGAGAATTTTACCAGTGTGATGCTGACGTGGTGGGAAGCGAAAGTCTTTGGCAGGAAGTTGAATTGGTACAGTTATATTTAAAATCTTTTTCACAGCTTAATGTTTCAGTAACGATTCATATGAATAACAGGAAGATTCTTTCCGGTTTAGCAGAATATGCTGGAATTACAGATAAACTGATTGATTTTACTGTAGCTCTTGACAAATTAGATAAAATTGGGAAAGATGGCGTGGTAAAAGAATTGTTAGAAAGAGAAATTACCCAAGACTCAATTGATAAACTGGATTTCCTTTTCAATCAATCGGATGATGCTCTGGAAAATCTTCTTCAATTGAAAGAGAAATTTGCAGGCAATGAAACCGGGTTGAAAGGAGTTGAAGAATTAGAATTCGTACTTACTCAATCAGTTAATTTGGGTGTAGATATTCAGAATCTTGTTTTTGATATCACGCTGGCAAGAGGCTTAGATTATTATACAGGCGCTATTTTTGAGGTAAAGGCTGATGAAGCACAAATGGGCTCTATTGGTGGAGGCGGAAGATATGATAACCTTACAGAAGTTTTTGGGGTAAAAAATGTTCCTGGCATAGGAATTTCATTCGGTCTTGACAGAATTTATCTGGTGATGGAAGAACTTAATCTTTTCCCGGAAGAAGCAACTTCGAGTGTGGAGTATCTTTTTGCTAATTTTGGAGGAGAAGAAACCCTGGATGCTTTAAAATTGATTAATCAATTAAGAGAAAATGGTATTTCTGCAGAACTTTATCCTGAAAATGCAAAGTTGAATAAACAATTTACCTACGCAGAAAAGAAAGGAATTAAAAATCTTGCCTTCTTAGGTGGTGAAGAAATTAAAAATAATACGGTAAGATTTAAAAACCTGGAAACCGGTGAGCAAAAAACAATTTCTCAACAAGAGTTTTTAGCATAAAAATATCAGA from Chryseobacterium camelliae includes these protein-coding regions:
- a CDS encoding single-stranded DNA-binding protein, whose product is MSLRNKVTLIGYTGKEVEMINFENGNIKATVSLATNDHYTNAKGEKVEETQWHNLVAFGKTAEIFQKYVPKGKEIAIEGKLTYRSYDDKDGVKKYITEIRIDEILLLGGK
- a CDS encoding HRDC domain-containing protein — translated: MKIKVLKVRIAEEFLRIDQKKIDQFLNEHQILNVETAFVHDGNFWSVIFYYAEIEASITINSVKDSKAIKYSAEDEILTADDIKILDALKLWRSEKAKEHNLPSYFIATNKELTSVAKYKPAKKEELLDIKGFGKHKIENYGEEILEILESV
- the hisS gene encoding histidine--tRNA ligase, which encodes MKPSLAKGTRDFTALEVSRRRYIINILQKNFELFGFQPLETPSFENLSTLTGKYGEEGDRLIFKILNSGDYLKDVKELSDIINKQDYSKEQIDRDLQMVPSHDNIFSNVDSKKLIPYISDKALRYDLTVPFARFVAMNHGKLTFPYKRYQIQPVWRADRPQKGRFREFYQCDADVVGSESLWQEVELVQLYLKSFSQLNVSVTIHMNNRKILSGLAEYAGITDKLIDFTVALDKLDKIGKDGVVKELLEREITQDSIDKLDFLFNQSDDALENLLQLKEKFAGNETGLKGVEELEFVLTQSVNLGVDIQNLVFDITLARGLDYYTGAIFEVKADEAQMGSIGGGGRYDNLTEVFGVKNVPGIGISFGLDRIYLVMEELNLFPEEATSSVEYLFANFGGEETLDALKLINQLRENGISAELYPENAKLNKQFTYAEKKGIKNLAFLGGEEIKNNTVRFKNLETGEQKTISQQEFLA